From the Streptomyces sp. Tu 2975 genome, one window contains:
- a CDS encoding antibiotic biosynthesis monooxygenase family protein yields the protein MDTVQNGQTAQRLSVVFAVRVIEGGEQGFLEMYEQIRKTVARSPGHIVERLGEPVDGSRQWVITSEWETPEHFFAWQQSDDHQALVAPLRNWVDSTQSLRFRVIKETVEEKS from the coding sequence ATGGACACTGTTCAGAACGGCCAGACGGCCCAAAGGCTGTCCGTGGTTTTCGCGGTCCGCGTGATCGAGGGCGGCGAGCAAGGGTTCCTGGAGATGTACGAGCAGATACGGAAAACCGTCGCTCGTAGCCCCGGGCACATCGTCGAACGACTGGGAGAGCCGGTCGACGGCTCCCGCCAGTGGGTGATCACCAGCGAATGGGAGACACCCGAACACTTCTTCGCCTGGCAGCAGAGCGATGACCACCAGGCGCTGGTGGCTCCGCTCCGCAACTGGGTCGACTCGACGCAGTCACTGCGGTTCCGGGTCATCAAGGAGACCGTGGAGGAGAAGTCATGA
- a CDS encoding NAD(P)-dependent oxidoreductase: MTPTINASGPVAVLGLGTMGSGLASRLLAQGVHVRVWNRTPERAEPLARAGAVAAERPSEAVEGTSAVICTVADGDALKTVLRGPDGVLARGTYPGALICASTVAPEEVVRLAGDVPAVMDVGMLGNRDHARDGELRLFVGGEERVFTAGRPLLEMLGKEVVHLGALGSGMRMKLLLNLLMGIEVQAMAEAAELAAVCGLDKRLVLRTIAGSGFASPVMSFKSRRLATGRFDEPDFRLRLMAKDLMLATEQAAAAGLHLPLTAAAAQTHARAIEQGLGDEDCAAVTRAVTPEPGTQT, translated from the coding sequence ATGACACCCACCATCAACGCTTCCGGCCCCGTCGCCGTCCTCGGTCTCGGAACGATGGGCTCCGGCCTGGCCTCACGTCTGCTCGCACAAGGTGTCCACGTGCGGGTCTGGAACCGCACCCCGGAGCGGGCCGAGCCGCTCGCCCGGGCCGGCGCCGTCGCCGCCGAACGCCCCAGCGAAGCCGTCGAGGGCACGAGCGCCGTCATCTGCACCGTCGCCGACGGCGACGCCCTCAAGACCGTGCTGCGGGGCCCGGACGGCGTCCTGGCCAGGGGCACCTACCCCGGCGCGCTGATCTGCGCCAGCACCGTCGCTCCCGAGGAGGTCGTCCGGCTCGCCGGTGACGTGCCCGCCGTCATGGACGTCGGCATGCTCGGCAACCGTGACCACGCCCGCGACGGCGAACTACGGCTGTTCGTCGGCGGCGAGGAGCGGGTCTTCACCGCCGGCCGGCCGCTGCTGGAGATGCTGGGCAAGGAGGTCGTCCATCTGGGCGCACTCGGCTCCGGCATGCGGATGAAGTTGCTCCTCAACCTCCTCATGGGGATAGAGGTGCAGGCCATGGCCGAGGCCGCCGAACTGGCGGCCGTCTGCGGCCTCGACAAGCGGCTCGTCCTCAGGACGATCGCGGGCAGCGGCTTCGCCTCGCCGGTCATGTCGTTCAAGTCGCGGCGCCTGGCCACCGGGCGCTTCGACGAGCCGGACTTCCGGCTGCGCCTGATGGCGAAGGACCTCATGCTCGCTACGGAGCAGGCGGCCGCGGCAGGCCTGCACCTTCCGCTCACCGCCGCAGCCGCACAGACCCACGCCCGTGCCATCGAGCAGGGGCTCGGCGACGAGGACTGCGCCGCGGTGACCCGCGCAGTCACACCGGAACCGGGAACCCAGACATGA
- a CDS encoding amidohydrolase family protein, with amino-acid sequence MIIDIHGHLSPPEAARRFPMPPSLTDVDGMLAARAEAGINLTIIGSPVGAGAMARVPGVDNYKQPRDRLRGFHAWMSGLIAKFPDQLRGYVYANPFGDDDHLEGVRETLADPAFVGLITTSSVHGELLGSPRADSFFALAAEAGVPVLVHAPAEPAGTEKVDTVGFVEQIGRFGDVTLGMAMIAFAGWLDKYPHLRLIGATGGGAMALLPERLQTAASPRHWGGGAPPPAAPAAGAAPAPGAAPGRPAPPRRPRSRRRPTPPRPCSACTSTPARSARRT; translated from the coding sequence ATGATCATCGACATCCACGGACATCTGTCCCCACCGGAGGCGGCCAGACGCTTCCCCATGCCCCCGAGCCTGACCGACGTCGACGGCATGCTCGCGGCCCGCGCCGAGGCCGGGATCAACCTCACCATCATCGGCAGCCCGGTGGGCGCCGGCGCGATGGCGCGGGTCCCGGGCGTGGACAACTACAAGCAGCCGCGCGACCGGCTACGTGGTTTCCACGCCTGGATGTCGGGGCTGATCGCCAAGTTCCCGGACCAGTTGCGCGGGTACGTCTACGCCAACCCGTTCGGGGACGACGATCACCTGGAAGGAGTGCGGGAGACCCTGGCGGACCCCGCGTTCGTCGGCCTGATCACCACGTCCAGCGTCCACGGCGAGCTGCTCGGCTCGCCTCGGGCGGACTCCTTCTTCGCGCTGGCCGCGGAGGCGGGAGTCCCGGTCCTGGTGCACGCACCGGCCGAGCCGGCCGGAACGGAGAAGGTGGACACCGTCGGCTTCGTCGAGCAGATCGGCCGGTTCGGCGACGTCACCCTGGGCATGGCCATGATCGCTTTCGCGGGATGGCTGGACAAGTACCCGCACCTGCGGCTGATCGGCGCGACCGGCGGCGGCGCGATGGCGCTGCTGCCGGAGCGCCTGCAGACGGCGGCGAGTCCCCGGCACTGGGGTGGCGGAGCACCGCCCCCCGCCGCCCCGGCCGCCGGTGCGGCCCCCGCACCGGGGGCCGCACCCGGCCGGCCGGCCCCGCCGCGCCGCCCTCGGTCCCGCCGTCGGCCGACCCCGCCGCGGCCCTGCAGCGCATGTACGTCGACACCAGCCCGTTCAGCCCGGCGCACCTGA
- a CDS encoding amidohydrolase family protein, producing MYVDTSPFSPAHLSLNAEILGPERMLFGSDSPPLSAPLEDLIRMIEKLPVDKASQQLILGGNAEALFDLRSRP from the coding sequence ATGTACGTCGACACCAGCCCGTTCAGCCCGGCGCACCTGAGCCTCAACGCGGAGATCCTCGGGCCCGAGCGGATGCTGTTCGGCAGCGACTCGCCGCCGTTGTCCGCGCCGCTGGAGGACCTCATCCGCATGATCGAGAAGCTGCCCGTGGACAAGGCGTCCCAGCAGCTCATCCTCGGCGGCAACGCCGAGGCCCTCTTCGACCTCAGGAGCCGTCCGTGA